One part of the Granulicella arctica genome encodes these proteins:
- a CDS encoding histone H1-like repetitive region-containing protein, whose protein sequence is MTMFDGFDETIKQYAAAAEHDEYDADDEHGISNSFDEDDEEEEVTLTSDDDGHDDDDDEPVSEVHVEEAILYTSPASPVSGYTPAEKLSTVPEPSVAPVASVKKTPVKKAPAKKAVAKKVPAKKAVAKKAPAKKVVAKKVATKKVVAKKAPAKKVTAKKAAPKKKVAAKKAVPVKKATAKKSAGKFIQRSAAKKSSAHRGGKAAPKKAVGNKSAGSSKKTTTRGITLATIKRDVIPAKKAAPAKKAVAKKAAKKAVKKAVKKAVAKKVVAKKAVKKAVAKKAVAKKAPAKKTAAKK, encoded by the coding sequence ATGACGATGTTCGATGGATTCGATGAGACGATCAAGCAGTACGCGGCGGCGGCGGAGCATGACGAGTACGATGCAGACGACGAGCATGGCATCTCCAACAGCTTCGACGAGGATGATGAAGAGGAAGAGGTCACGCTGACCTCGGACGATGATGGTCACGACGATGATGATGACGAGCCGGTATCCGAGGTGCATGTTGAAGAGGCCATCCTCTATACGTCTCCGGCTTCTCCCGTATCGGGCTATACGCCAGCAGAGAAGCTGTCTACTGTGCCGGAGCCGAGCGTGGCTCCTGTAGCGAGCGTCAAGAAGACTCCAGTAAAGAAGGCACCGGCCAAGAAGGCTGTTGCAAAGAAAGTGCCGGCGAAAAAAGCAGTCGCAAAGAAGGCTCCCGCTAAGAAAGTCGTCGCCAAGAAGGTTGCGACGAAGAAAGTAGTGGCTAAGAAAGCCCCGGCGAAGAAGGTTACTGCCAAGAAGGCTGCGCCTAAGAAAAAGGTGGCCGCAAAGAAGGCGGTGCCGGTGAAGAAGGCAACGGCGAAGAAGAGCGCCGGAAAGTTTATCCAAAGATCTGCCGCGAAGAAGTCCAGTGCTCACCGCGGCGGTAAAGCTGCCCCTAAAAAGGCGGTTGGCAACAAGAGCGCTGGGAGCAGCAAAAAAACCACAACGAGAGGTATCACCTTGGCAACTATAAAGAGAGACGTAATCCCGGCAAAGAAGGCGGCCCCTGCAAAGAAGGCCGTAGCGAAGAAGGCAGCGAAGAAGGCAGTTAAGAAGGCAGTCAAGAAGGCAGTAGCAAAGAAGGTTGTCGCGAAGAAGGCAGTCAAGAAGGCCGTCGCGAAGAAGGCAGTTGCGAAAAAGGCTCCTGCTAAGAAGACCGCAGCAAAGAAGTAA
- a CDS encoding lytic transglycosylase domain-containing protein has product MIREKWMRRCALVVACAPLVLLAGCPQDDLAAPGTVATQATAPTVATPVAAPQQASAATPAQTVESSANAYKVQQLINSAEASYRSGVENYRANRLDAARLDFDTAVDVMLTSGMDLKNDPQLSDEFEHLLNAVNSLEMAALKQGNGFSPKIEETPLESAGDLTFAPNPELTAKLKAELEIKSDLPLVINDEVAGYIGIFANSTSFQAHMRHSMERGGKYKAIIQKALADQGVPQDLYYLAVAESGFQPQVVNAKSGAGGMWQFMPFQGAYGLTRNGYFDERFDPEKSSIAYAKYMKALYNQFGDWYLAMAAYDWGPGYVQKAVMRTGYADFWELYRRNAMPKETKAYVPQILAAVIMAKNPAKYGLDKVVPDPAVVWDTEKVDYAIDMRLVADLTNSSLSEIVALNPSLLRMTTPSDLPFDLHLPVGTKGVFEERLKDIPEEKRSSWRFHVVRTGETLDGIAASLHAHPSDIVAENGMKAGETVEGGDELVVPLTVASMVKRPQRYTVRRDDTLVTVADRFNVSVEDLRSWNHLSTGGVRTGQSLNVSEPVHLAPSLRSRRAASRGRRSGLAGSSKGSSKQSSKQASKQLSTGSSRGASKSVKSSTKTSTQNGTLKSKHKAAR; this is encoded by the coding sequence ATGATTCGAGAAAAATGGATGCGGCGGTGTGCATTGGTGGTGGCGTGTGCGCCGCTGGTATTGCTGGCGGGTTGTCCGCAGGATGATCTTGCTGCACCGGGCACGGTTGCGACGCAGGCGACGGCTCCGACGGTGGCGACTCCGGTGGCTGCGCCTCAGCAGGCATCCGCGGCGACACCAGCGCAGACAGTCGAGTCGTCGGCGAATGCGTACAAGGTACAACAGTTGATCAACAGCGCGGAGGCGAGCTATCGCAGCGGCGTGGAGAACTATCGCGCGAACCGGCTGGATGCGGCGCGGCTCGACTTCGACACGGCGGTTGACGTGATGCTGACGAGTGGGATGGACTTGAAGAACGATCCGCAGCTCTCGGATGAGTTTGAACATCTGCTGAACGCGGTGAACTCGCTGGAGATGGCGGCGCTGAAGCAAGGGAATGGGTTTTCACCGAAGATCGAAGAGACGCCGCTTGAGAGTGCGGGGGACCTGACGTTTGCACCGAATCCGGAGCTGACGGCGAAGTTGAAGGCGGAGCTGGAGATCAAGTCGGACCTGCCGTTGGTGATCAACGATGAGGTTGCGGGGTACATCGGGATCTTCGCAAACTCAACCTCATTTCAAGCGCATATGCGGCATAGCATGGAGCGCGGGGGTAAGTACAAGGCGATCATCCAGAAGGCGCTGGCTGACCAGGGTGTACCGCAGGACCTGTACTACCTGGCGGTAGCGGAGTCGGGCTTTCAGCCGCAGGTCGTGAATGCGAAGAGCGGGGCGGGCGGGATGTGGCAGTTCATGCCGTTTCAGGGAGCCTACGGCCTAACGCGCAATGGGTACTTCGATGAGCGCTTCGATCCGGAGAAGTCGTCGATTGCTTATGCGAAGTACATGAAGGCGCTGTACAACCAGTTTGGCGACTGGTACCTGGCGATGGCGGCGTATGACTGGGGTCCGGGCTATGTACAGAAGGCAGTGATGCGTACGGGGTACGCGGACTTCTGGGAGCTTTATCGACGCAATGCGATGCCGAAGGAGACGAAGGCGTATGTGCCACAGATCCTTGCGGCAGTCATCATGGCGAAGAATCCGGCGAAGTACGGTCTCGACAAGGTTGTGCCTGATCCTGCGGTGGTGTGGGATACGGAGAAGGTGGACTATGCGATCGACATGCGGCTGGTTGCTGATCTGACGAACTCTTCGCTGTCGGAGATCGTAGCGCTGAATCCGAGTCTTCTGCGTATGACTACGCCGAGCGATCTTCCGTTCGATCTGCATCTTCCTGTCGGCACGAAGGGTGTGTTCGAAGAGCGGCTGAAGGATATCCCCGAGGAGAAGCGCAGCAGTTGGCGCTTCCATGTGGTGCGTACGGGAGAGACGTTGGATGGGATTGCGGCGAGCCTGCATGCGCATCCAAGCGATATCGTCGCGGAGAATGGGATGAAGGCGGGTGAGACAGTGGAAGGGGGCGATGAGCTGGTCGTTCCTCTCACGGTTGCTTCGATGGTCAAGCGTCCGCAGCGGTACACCGTGCGACGCGACGATACGCTGGTGACGGTGGCGGATCGCTTCAACGTCTCAGTCGAAGATTTGCGCTCGTGGAATCATCTGTCGACAGGCGGAGTGAGGACGGGCCAGTCGTTGAATGTGTCGGAGCCCGTGCACCTCGCACCGTCGCTTCGCAGCCGTCGTGCTGCATCGCGTGGCCGACGATCAGGGCTTGCGGGTTCGAGCAAAGGATCTTCAAAACAGTCTTCGAAGCAGGCGTCGAAGCAGTTATCGACGGGCTCTTCGCGTGGTGCCTCGAAGAGCGTGAAGTCATCAACGAAGACTTCGACGCAGAATGGAACATTGAAATCGAAACACAAAGCTGCTCGATGA
- a CDS encoding peroxiredoxin — MKRKGLLFAVIAGVTAMSAVGIKAYAADLIKPGTNAPDFTLPSQDNTPITLSSYKGKWVVLYFYPKDKTSGCTIEAHNFQRDLEKYKADNAVVLGVSLDTAESHQSFCTKESLTFKLLADPDHKVVDAYGVPIMGMGPLKFAQRDTVLIDPSGKVVQAWSKVDPNTHSETVLAYLATAKK, encoded by the coding sequence ATGAAGCGCAAGGGACTACTGTTTGCAGTGATCGCGGGCGTTACAGCGATGAGCGCCGTTGGCATCAAGGCCTACGCAGCGGATTTGATCAAGCCGGGAACCAACGCTCCCGACTTCACCCTACCCTCACAGGACAACACACCCATCACCCTTTCCAGCTATAAGGGCAAATGGGTCGTCCTCTACTTCTACCCGAAGGACAAAACCTCAGGCTGCACCATCGAGGCCCACAACTTCCAGCGCGATCTTGAGAAGTACAAGGCAGACAATGCCGTCGTTCTTGGCGTCAGCCTGGACACTGCGGAAAGCCACCAGAGCTTCTGCACCAAGGAGAGCCTGACCTTCAAGCTACTCGCCGATCCGGACCACAAGGTCGTCGATGCGTATGGCGTTCCCATCATGGGTATGGGACCGCTGAAGTTCGCCCAGCGCGACACCGTCCTGATCGACCCTTCCGGCAAGGTCGTTCAAGCCTGGTCGAAGGTTGACCCGAACACCCACAGCGAAACGGTGCTCGCCTACCTCGCCACGGCGAAAAAGTAA